A section of the Pseudomonas flavescens genome encodes:
- a CDS encoding MlaA family lipoprotein: MRLIGSDWIGSFGRMLACAGLMVLPLASQAATEDPWESFNRPVFRFNDTVDTYALKPLAQGYQAVTPQFLETGVHNVFRNVGDVGNLANNLLQGKAHDAGVDTSRLLLNTTIGALGFFDVASRMGLQRSDEDFGQTLGVWGVGSGPYLVLPLLGPSSLRDAPSKIPDSFLTPYPYMDHVPSRNVTRGINVVDTRASLLDAERMISGDKYIFIRNAYLQNREFRVRDGEVEDDF, encoded by the coding sequence ATGCGTTTGATTGGATCGGATTGGATCGGGAGCTTCGGGCGAATGCTGGCCTGTGCCGGCCTGATGGTGCTGCCGCTGGCGAGCCAGGCGGCGACGGAAGACCCCTGGGAGTCGTTCAATCGCCCCGTTTTCCGCTTCAACGATACCGTCGATACCTACGCCCTCAAGCCTCTGGCTCAGGGCTATCAGGCCGTGACACCGCAGTTCCTCGAGACCGGTGTGCACAATGTGTTCCGCAACGTGGGCGATGTCGGCAACCTGGCCAACAACCTGCTGCAGGGCAAGGCTCACGACGCCGGCGTGGATACCAGCCGTCTGCTGTTGAACACCACCATCGGCGCGCTCGGCTTCTTCGACGTGGCCAGCCGCATGGGGTTGCAGCGCAGCGATGAAGACTTCGGCCAGACCCTCGGCGTCTGGGGCGTGGGCAGCGGCCCGTATCTGGTGCTGCCGCTGCTCGGGCCGAGCTCGCTGCGCGACGCGCCGAGCAAGATCCCGGACAGCTTCCTGACCCCGTACCCCTACATGGATCACGTGCCGAGCCGCAACGTCACCCGTGGCATCAACGTGGTCGACACCCGTGCCAGCCTGCTGGATGCCGAGCGCATGATCAGTGGCGACAAGTACATCTTCATCCGTAACGCCTACCTGCAGAACCGTGAGTTCCGTGTGCGTGACGGTGAGGTGGAAGACGATTTCTGA
- a CDS encoding AEC family transporter — translation MLAELFAVLAPVVIVSGIGYAWARSGQSYPMEFIARLVLTIGTPSLVLATLSRADLHPAAFTSMALGCVLVTGCMGLFGWLCSRLFRQEWKVLVPAFLFPNTGNMGLPISLYAFGEHGLALAVAFFLTLSIFQFSVGIALSGNAASLRDLLRNPIMISLLLALPMIFFDLQLPRWLDNTVSLLGGMSIPLMLLTLGVSLASIRLHHLGSGLVLGALRILLGAGVGWGIGAALGLEPLTHAVLVVQSAMPVAVFNYLFAVRANRSPEQVASLVMCSTVLAVGLLPLILAWWIPQVN, via the coding sequence ATGTTGGCCGAGTTGTTCGCTGTACTGGCCCCGGTGGTCATCGTCTCCGGCATTGGTTATGCCTGGGCCCGCAGTGGCCAGAGCTACCCGATGGAGTTCATCGCCCGGCTGGTGCTGACCATCGGCACGCCAAGCCTGGTGCTGGCTACATTGAGCCGTGCCGACCTCCATCCAGCGGCGTTCACCAGCATGGCCCTGGGCTGCGTGCTGGTGACTGGCTGCATGGGGCTGTTCGGCTGGTTGTGTAGCCGGCTGTTCCGGCAGGAGTGGAAGGTGCTGGTGCCTGCCTTCCTGTTTCCCAATACCGGCAACATGGGGCTGCCGATCAGCCTCTATGCCTTTGGCGAGCATGGTCTGGCCCTGGCCGTGGCCTTCTTTCTGACCCTGTCGATCTTCCAGTTCAGCGTGGGTATCGCGCTGTCGGGCAATGCGGCATCGCTCCGCGATCTGCTGCGCAACCCGATCATGATCAGCCTGCTGCTGGCGCTGCCGATGATTTTCTTCGATCTGCAATTGCCACGCTGGCTGGACAACACCGTCAGCCTTCTGGGCGGCATGTCGATTCCGTTGATGCTGCTGACCCTGGGCGTTTCGCTGGCGAGCATTCGCCTGCATCACCTCGGTTCGGGGCTCGTGCTGGGTGCGTTGCGCATTCTGCTGGGGGCAGGGGTCGGCTGGGGAATTGGTGCAGCGCTGGGGCTCGAGCCGCTGACTCATGCCGTACTGGTGGTGCAATCGGCGATGCCGGTCGCGGTATTCAATTATCTGTTCGCGGTGCGTGCCAATCGTTCGCCCGAACAGGTCGCCAGTCTGGTGATGTGCTCGACCGTGCTGGCAGTGGGCTTGCTGCCGCTGATTCTGGCCTGGTGGATACCGCAGGTTAACTGA
- a CDS encoding DUF4404 family protein yields the protein MPANHLQQQLEELHKQLAQNPPVNEEDRESLALLARDIELQLAAQPVTTPDASLVDSVNLAVERFEVSHPTLAGSLRNIMQSLANMGI from the coding sequence ATGCCTGCGAACCATCTGCAGCAGCAACTGGAAGAGCTGCACAAGCAACTGGCGCAGAATCCGCCGGTAAACGAGGAAGATCGCGAGTCGCTCGCCCTGCTGGCTCGCGACATCGAACTGCAGCTGGCTGCCCAGCCGGTAACCACGCCCGATGCTTCGCTGGTCGACAGCGTCAATCTGGCCGTGGAGCGCTTCGAAGTGAGCCATCCGACCCTGGCTGGAAGCCTGCGCAACATCATGCAGAGCCTCGCCAACATGGGTATCTGA
- a CDS encoding sulfite exporter TauE/SafE family protein — protein sequence MDLLAFALNIVLGLLLGTIGGLFGIGGGLIAIPVLGVLFGLDQQLAQGTALVMVVPNVLLALWRYHQRNRIDLRHALALALSSFVCALFGAGWAVNLDPESMRIAFVAFLVALAFYNLLRMFLRPPAASGELRHPWPWLALLGSGSGLLGGLFGVGGAVIATPILTSVFGTSQVVAQGLSLALAAPSTGVTLVTYALHDHVDWVLAIPLAIGGLLSISWGVRLAHALPERQLRVLFTAFLLVCALMLGIKV from the coding sequence ATGGATCTGCTCGCATTCGCTCTGAATATCGTACTCGGCCTGCTGCTGGGCACCATTGGCGGTCTGTTCGGCATTGGTGGTGGGTTGATCGCGATTCCTGTGCTCGGGGTGCTGTTCGGGCTGGATCAGCAACTGGCTCAGGGCACCGCGTTGGTGATGGTGGTGCCCAATGTGCTGCTGGCGCTGTGGCGCTACCATCAGCGCAATCGGATCGACCTGCGCCACGCGTTGGCGCTGGCCCTGAGCAGCTTCGTGTGCGCGCTGTTCGGCGCAGGTTGGGCAGTCAATCTGGACCCCGAGTCGATGCGTATCGCGTTCGTCGCGTTTCTGGTGGCCCTGGCGTTCTACAACCTGCTGCGTATGTTCCTGCGTCCGCCAGCCGCCTCGGGCGAGTTGCGCCACCCCTGGCCGTGGTTGGCGTTGCTGGGCAGTGGTTCTGGCCTGCTGGGCGGGTTGTTCGGTGTAGGCGGGGCGGTTATCGCCACGCCGATTCTCACCAGTGTGTTCGGCACCTCCCAGGTGGTGGCGCAGGGCTTGTCGCTGGCACTGGCTGCGCCGAGTACTGGCGTGACTCTGGTGACCTATGCCCTGCATGATCATGTCGACTGGGTTCTGGCCATTCCGCTGGCCATCGGCGGGCTGCTCAGCATCAGTTGGGGCGTGCGTCTGGCTCATGCCTTGCCCGAGCGTCAATTGCGCGTGCTGTTCACCGCGTTCCTGCTGGTCTGCGCGCTGATGCTCGGCATCAAGGTGTGA
- a CDS encoding LysR family transcriptional regulator produces the protein MNPDALTDQLSLFLDVLESGSFSAAARLHPLTPSAVSRRIDALERSLDCNLFSRSTHAVRATPAGLAFAERARRILAELHLARAEAVSLSSAPEGLIRIDAPAPFGRRHLAPTIAEFLTAYPGLDVQLRLIDSFIDLHGAHLGEVDLVLRIGPLADTRLVATPLAPMVRVVCASPAYLERHGVPRTPAELLEHDGLDWDGLAPAYAWRFEHQGKLAMFRPRRLRMTANNAETLVFSLLAGLGVAHLPTWLVSEYLARGELVALFCENGLPPPEPSGIYALRLERDTDSRSRLLLEFLKNRFGPIPPWDIPLQSGLQRGAGN, from the coding sequence ATGAATCCAGATGCCCTGACCGACCAACTCAGCCTGTTCCTCGACGTGCTGGAGAGCGGCAGTTTCTCCGCCGCTGCCAGGCTGCATCCCCTCACGCCCTCGGCGGTTTCTCGGCGTATCGATGCGCTGGAACGCTCGCTCGACTGCAACCTGTTCAGCCGCAGCACCCATGCAGTGCGTGCGACACCGGCCGGCCTGGCGTTCGCCGAACGAGCCAGAAGAATTCTCGCCGAGCTGCATCTGGCGCGCGCCGAGGCGGTATCGCTGAGCAGCGCCCCCGAAGGCCTGATTCGTATCGACGCCCCTGCGCCATTCGGGCGCCGCCATCTGGCCCCGACCATTGCCGAGTTCCTGACGGCCTATCCGGGCCTGGACGTGCAACTGCGGTTGATCGACAGCTTCATCGACCTGCACGGCGCTCACCTGGGCGAAGTGGATCTGGTGTTGCGCATCGGACCGCTGGCAGACACACGCCTGGTTGCCACACCGCTGGCACCGATGGTCCGCGTGGTCTGCGCCAGCCCGGCCTACCTCGAGCGGCATGGGGTGCCGCGCACACCTGCCGAGCTGCTGGAGCACGACGGCCTGGACTGGGATGGCCTGGCACCCGCCTATGCCTGGCGTTTCGAGCATCAGGGCAAGCTGGCGATGTTCCGGCCCCGGCGCCTGCGCATGACGGCCAACAATGCCGAGACACTGGTATTCAGTCTGCTCGCCGGTCTTGGCGTGGCGCACCTACCCACCTGGCTGGTCAGCGAATACCTGGCCCGCGGCGAACTGGTCGCGCTATTTTGCGAGAACGGCCTGCCGCCCCCGGAACCGAGCGGTATCTATGCCTTGCGACTGGAGCGCGATACCGACTCTCGCAGCCGGCTACTGCTGGAGTTTCTGAAGAACCGCTTCGGACCGATTCCGCCCTGGGACATTCCCCTGCAAAGCGGCTTGCAGCGCGGCGCCGGCAACTGA
- a CDS encoding HAD family phosphatase, translated as MPQPALSAVTPSFTAVLFGLSGCLVDFGARSASSAGTRHLTLIREAGGPARALETASPRELESCAEPTPGALATLRSLREQRVPCAWLDELPETLAMKLTSQLPEWLVASPACSQRSWPAPDACWQALSTLQIDRLDGCVLVSGEPRLLQAGLNAGLWTVGLAACGSLGGHALGDWETLEAAQRDRLRADATLALYRLGAHSVIDQLTDLPACLDDLQIRRSKGEKP; from the coding sequence ATGCCCCAGCCAGCGCTCTCCGCAGTGACACCCTCCTTCACCGCCGTGCTGTTCGGCCTGTCCGGTTGCCTGGTCGATTTCGGCGCGCGCAGCGCGTCGTCGGCCGGCACTCGCCACCTGACGCTGATCCGTGAAGCCGGCGGCCCGGCGCGTGCGCTCGAAACCGCCAGCCCGCGGGAGCTGGAGAGCTGTGCCGAACCGACCCCTGGCGCTCTGGCAACCCTGCGCAGCCTGCGTGAGCAACGCGTGCCCTGCGCCTGGCTGGACGAACTTCCCGAAACCCTCGCGATGAAACTGACGAGCCAGCTACCCGAATGGCTGGTCGCCTCTCCAGCCTGCTCGCAGCGCAGCTGGCCTGCCCCTGATGCCTGCTGGCAGGCGTTGAGCACCCTGCAGATCGATCGCCTGGATGGTTGCGTACTGGTCAGCGGTGAACCTCGCCTGCTGCAGGCGGGCCTCAATGCGGGCCTGTGGACGGTCGGCCTGGCCGCCTGCGGATCCCTGGGTGGCCATGCCCTCGGCGACTGGGAAACGCTCGAAGCCGCGCAGCGTGATCGCCTGCGCGCAGATGCGACCCTGGCGTTGTACCGCCTGGGCGCTCATTCGGTGATCGACCAGCTGACCGACCTGCCCGCCTGCCTGGACGACCTGCAGATCCGCCGCAGCAAGGGCGAGAAACCCTAG
- a CDS encoding malate:quinone oxidoreductase — MKKLLLSLLCLSALGCAKQPEPEKSVDVLLIGGGIMSASLGTYLNELEPTWKIDLYERLPQVASESSNPWNNAGTGHSALAELNYTPEKADGSIDISKAVAINESFEISKQFWAYQVDQGVLNNPKSFINNVAHMSFVWGDKNTEFLKKRYDALQHSSLFRNMEFSNDPAQIEQWIPLVMEGRQPGEKIAATRVQTGTDVNFGEITNQLLDSLSQKNDVFNVHVQHEVRDITRADDGTWNVTVADLANDEKLSTVNAKFVFIGAGGGALKLLQKSGIPEADGYAGFPVGGSFLVTRNPEVAARHQAKVYGLASVGSPPMSVPHLDTRVIDGEKVILFGPFATFSTKYLKNGSLLDMFGTITTHNISPMVNAGIDNFSLSTYLIGQLMLSQEDRMHSLREYFPEAQDKDWELVQAGQRVQIIKKDPELGGVLQFGTEVVSSEDGSIAALLGASPGASTAAPIMLHLMEKTFKDKIKTPEWQAKLKQIIPSYGQTLNNNLELTNKTRAWSSERLQLTYVEVKPEQQQAEEPAEVEAPAEAQ; from the coding sequence ATGAAAAAACTCCTGCTGTCCCTACTGTGCTTGAGCGCGCTCGGCTGCGCCAAGCAGCCCGAACCGGAAAAATCCGTGGACGTCCTGCTGATCGGCGGGGGCATCATGAGCGCAAGCCTCGGCACCTACCTCAACGAGCTGGAGCCGACCTGGAAGATCGACCTTTACGAGCGCCTGCCTCAGGTCGCCAGCGAAAGCTCCAATCCGTGGAACAACGCCGGTACTGGCCACTCGGCCCTCGCCGAGCTGAATTACACGCCGGAAAAGGCCGATGGCAGCATCGACATCAGCAAGGCCGTAGCGATCAACGAGTCGTTCGAGATCTCCAAGCAGTTCTGGGCCTACCAGGTCGACCAGGGCGTTCTGAACAATCCGAAGTCATTCATCAACAACGTCGCGCACATGAGCTTCGTATGGGGCGACAAGAACACCGAGTTCCTGAAGAAGCGCTATGACGCACTGCAGCACAGCTCGCTGTTCCGCAACATGGAGTTCTCCAACGACCCTGCGCAGATCGAGCAGTGGATTCCGCTGGTGATGGAAGGCCGTCAGCCGGGCGAGAAAATTGCCGCTACCCGCGTGCAGACCGGCACCGACGTGAACTTCGGCGAGATCACCAATCAGTTGCTCGATTCGCTGTCGCAGAAGAACGACGTGTTCAACGTCCACGTGCAGCATGAAGTTCGCGATATCACCCGCGCCGACGACGGCACCTGGAACGTCACCGTGGCCGACCTGGCCAACGACGAGAAGCTGAGCACCGTCAACGCCAAGTTCGTGTTCATCGGTGCCGGTGGTGGCGCCCTCAAGCTGCTGCAGAAGTCCGGCATTCCGGAAGCTGACGGCTATGCCGGTTTCCCGGTTGGTGGTTCCTTCCTGGTGACCCGCAATCCAGAAGTGGCAGCTCGTCACCAGGCCAAGGTCTACGGCCTGGCCTCCGTCGGTTCGCCGCCCATGTCGGTCCCGCACCTGGATACCCGTGTCATCGATGGCGAGAAAGTCATCCTGTTCGGGCCATTCGCGACCTTCTCCACCAAGTACCTGAAAAACGGTTCGCTGCTGGACATGTTCGGCACCATCACCACCCACAACATCTCGCCGATGGTCAATGCGGGCATCGACAACTTCTCGCTCAGCACCTACCTGATCGGTCAATTGATGCTCAGCCAGGAAGACCGCATGCACTCGCTGCGCGAGTACTTCCCGGAAGCTCAGGACAAGGACTGGGAGCTGGTACAGGCCGGTCAGCGCGTACAGATCATCAAGAAAGATCCTGAGCTGGGCGGTGTCCTGCAATTCGGTACCGAAGTGGTCAGCTCCGAAGACGGTTCCATCGCTGCGCTGCTCGGTGCATCGCCAGGTGCCTCCACTGCTGCGCCGATCATGCTTCACCTGATGGAAAAGACCTTCAAGGACAAGATCAAGACGCCGGAGTGGCAGGCCAAGCTGAAGCAGATCATCCCCTCCTACGGCCAGACCCTGAACAACAACCTGGAGCTGACCAACAAGACCCGTGCCTGGAGCAGCGAGCGCCTGCAACTGACCTATGTCGAGGTCAAACCAGAGCAGCAACAGGCCGAAGAGCCAGCCGAGGTCGAGGCGCCAGCCGAAGCCCAGTAA
- a CDS encoding PepSY domain-containing protein, whose product MLKKTLTALTAAAALSAGFAMADRPGADWISIEQALSSAKQAGFTQVHKIEADDAGYWEGEGTKQDNRLYEFRIDGKSGKVIREQLDN is encoded by the coding sequence ATGCTCAAGAAGACCCTGACTGCCCTCACCGCCGCCGCTGCCCTGAGTGCCGGCTTCGCCATGGCCGATCGCCCTGGCGCTGACTGGATCAGCATCGAGCAAGCCCTGAGCAGCGCCAAACAGGCTGGCTTTACCCAGGTTCACAAGATCGAAGCCGACGACGCCGGTTACTGGGAAGGCGAAGGCACCAAGCAGGACAATCGCCTGTACGAATTCCGCATCGACGGCAAATCGGGCAAGGTCATTCGCGAGCAGCTGGACAACTAA
- a CDS encoding amidotransferase yields the protein MSLQICILETDILRPELVDQYQGYGKMFERLFAGQAIAATFSVFNVMNGDYPPAGSRFDAYLVTGSKADSFATDPWIESLKAYLLERYRAGDKLLGICFGHQLLALLLGGKAERASGGWGVGIHRYQLAEQPEWMTPSLDEVTLLISHQDQVTRLPENATLLASSPFCAHAAYRIGDQVLCFQGHPEFVPEYSRALLDIRQQHIGESVYRVAVDSLHEDHHGRTVGEWMLRFIASGRSAEPARA from the coding sequence ATGTCGTTGCAGATCTGCATTCTGGAAACCGACATCCTGCGCCCCGAGCTGGTCGATCAGTATCAGGGCTACGGCAAGATGTTCGAACGTCTTTTCGCTGGTCAGGCGATCGCTGCCACCTTCAGCGTATTCAACGTGATGAACGGCGACTATCCGCCGGCCGGTTCGCGTTTCGACGCCTATCTGGTGACCGGTAGCAAGGCTGATTCATTCGCCACCGATCCTTGGATCGAGAGCCTCAAGGCTTACCTGCTGGAGCGCTATCGGGCCGGTGACAAGCTCCTTGGCATCTGTTTCGGTCATCAGTTGCTGGCGCTGCTGCTCGGTGGCAAGGCGGAGCGCGCCAGTGGCGGTTGGGGCGTGGGGATTCATCGCTATCAACTGGCCGAGCAGCCGGAGTGGATGACGCCCTCGCTGGATGAAGTGACCTTGCTGATCAGTCATCAGGACCAGGTCACCCGCCTGCCGGAAAACGCCACCTTGCTGGCGTCCAGCCCATTCTGCGCCCATGCCGCCTACCGCATCGGCGATCAGGTGCTGTGCTTCCAGGGGCATCCGGAGTTCGTGCCCGAGTACTCGCGTGCCTTGCTCGATATTCGTCAGCAACACATAGGCGAGTCGGTGTATCGCGTGGCCGTGGACAGCCTGCACGAAGATCACCACGGGCGCACGGTGGGTGAGTGGATGCTGCGTTTCATCGCCAGCGGGCGTAGTGCCGAGCCAGCGAGAGCCTGA
- the exaC gene encoding acetaldehyde dehydrogenase ExaC, whose amino-acid sequence MIYAKPGTAGAVVTLKPRYGNYIGGEFVAPVGGQYFTNTSPVDASVIGEFPRSDAKDIDKALDAAHAAADAWGKTSVQDRALILLKIADRIEANLELLAVAETWDNGKAVRETLNADVPLAADHFRYFAGCIRAQEGSAAEINEHTASYHFHEPLGVVGQIIPWNFPLLMAAWKLAPALAAGNCVVLKPAEQTPLSISVFAELVGDLLPPGVLNIVQGYGREAGEALATSTRIAKIAFTGSTPVGSHIMKCAAANIIPSTVELGGKSPNVFFEDIMQAEPAFIEKAAEGLVLAFFNQGEVCTCPSRALVQESIFEPFMVEVMKKIKVIKRGNPLDTETMVGAQASQQQYDKILSYLEIAQQEGAELLTGGATEKLEGDLASGYYIQPTLLKGNNTMRVFQEEIFGPVVGVTTFKDEAEALAIANDTEFGLGAGVWTRDINRAYRMGRGIKAGRVWTNCYHLYPAHAAFGGYKKSGVGRETHKMMLDHYQQTKNLLISYDINPLGFF is encoded by the coding sequence ATGATTTATGCCAAACCCGGTACCGCAGGCGCTGTCGTCACCCTCAAGCCGCGCTACGGCAACTACATCGGCGGTGAATTCGTCGCCCCGGTCGGTGGCCAGTACTTCACCAACACCAGCCCGGTGGATGCCTCGGTGATCGGTGAATTCCCCCGTTCCGACGCCAAGGACATCGACAAGGCCCTCGACGCCGCCCATGCCGCCGCCGATGCCTGGGGCAAGACCTCGGTGCAGGACCGTGCGTTGATCCTGCTGAAGATCGCCGACCGCATCGAAGCCAACCTCGAACTGCTCGCCGTCGCGGAAACCTGGGACAACGGCAAGGCCGTGCGCGAGACCCTCAACGCCGACGTGCCACTGGCCGCCGATCACTTCCGCTACTTCGCCGGCTGCATCCGCGCGCAGGAAGGCAGCGCGGCGGAGATCAACGAACACACCGCCTCCTATCACTTCCACGAACCGCTGGGCGTGGTCGGGCAGATCATCCCCTGGAACTTCCCGCTGCTGATGGCCGCCTGGAAACTGGCGCCGGCCCTGGCGGCCGGCAACTGCGTGGTGCTCAAGCCCGCCGAGCAGACGCCGCTGTCGATCAGCGTGTTCGCCGAGCTGGTGGGCGACCTGCTGCCGCCGGGCGTACTCAACATCGTTCAGGGTTATGGCCGTGAAGCCGGCGAGGCGCTGGCCACCAGCACGCGCATCGCCAAGATCGCCTTCACCGGCTCCACGCCGGTCGGCTCGCACATCATGAAATGCGCGGCCGCCAACATCATCCCGAGCACCGTGGAGCTGGGCGGCAAGTCGCCCAACGTGTTCTTCGAAGACATCATGCAGGCCGAGCCGGCGTTCATCGAGAAGGCCGCCGAAGGCCTGGTGCTGGCCTTCTTCAACCAGGGCGAGGTGTGTACCTGCCCGTCCCGCGCGCTGGTGCAGGAGTCGATCTTCGAGCCGTTCATGGTCGAGGTGATGAAGAAGATCAAGGTCATCAAGCGCGGCAACCCGCTGGATACCGAGACCATGGTCGGCGCCCAGGCCTCCCAGCAGCAGTACGACAAGATCCTCAGCTACCTGGAGATCGCACAGCAGGAGGGTGCCGAGCTGCTCACCGGCGGTGCCACCGAGAAGCTCGAAGGCGACCTGGCCAGCGGTTATTACATCCAGCCGACCCTGCTCAAGGGCAACAACACGATGCGCGTGTTCCAGGAGGAAATCTTCGGCCCGGTGGTCGGCGTGACCACCTTCAAGGACGAAGCCGAAGCCCTGGCCATCGCCAACGACACCGAGTTCGGCCTGGGCGCCGGCGTGTGGACGCGCGACATCAACCGCGCCTACCGCATGGGCCGTGGCATCAAGGCCGGCCGCGTATGGACCAACTGTTACCACCTGTACCCGGCGCACGCTGCCTTTGGCGGCTACAAGAAGTCCGGGGTCGGGCGCGAAACCCACAAGATGATGCTCGACCACTACCAGCAGACCAAGAACCTGCTGATCAGCTACGACATCAATCCGCTGGGCTTCTTCTGA
- the pyrF gene encoding orotidine-5'-phosphate decarboxylase: MSVCQTPIIVALDFPTREAALALADQLDPKLCRVKVGKELFTSCASDIVATLRERGFEVFLDLKFHDIPNTTAMAVKAAAEMGVWMVNVHCSGGLRMMSACRETLDAFNGPVPLLIGVTVLTSMEREDLAGIGLDIEPQEQVLRLAALAQKAGMDGLVCSALEAPALKAAQPGLQLVTPGIRPAGSAQDDQRRILTPRQALDAGSDYLVIGRPISQAADPAAALAKLVAELG, encoded by the coding sequence ATGTCCGTTTGTCAGACCCCGATCATCGTCGCCCTGGATTTTCCGACCCGAGAGGCTGCGTTAGCGCTCGCCGATCAGCTCGATCCCAAGCTGTGTCGGGTCAAGGTGGGCAAGGAGCTGTTCACCAGTTGCGCCTCGGATATCGTCGCTACGCTGCGCGAGCGCGGCTTCGAGGTGTTCCTCGATCTGAAATTCCACGACATCCCCAACACCACGGCCATGGCGGTCAAGGCCGCAGCCGAAATGGGCGTGTGGATGGTCAACGTGCATTGCTCCGGTGGTCTGCGCATGATGAGCGCCTGCCGCGAGACGCTGGATGCTTTCAACGGCCCGGTGCCGCTGCTGATCGGCGTGACCGTGCTGACCAGCATGGAGCGCGAGGACCTGGCCGGCATCGGTCTGGACATCGAGCCCCAGGAGCAGGTGCTGCGTCTGGCTGCGCTGGCGCAGAAGGCCGGTATGGATGGCCTGGTCTGTTCGGCTCTCGAGGCACCTGCACTCAAGGCCGCGCAACCTGGGCTGCAGTTGGTCACGCCGGGTATCCGTCCGGCCGGTAGCGCACAGGACGATCAGCGACGCATTCTGACGCCACGTCAGGCGTTGGACGCTGGTTCGGATTATCTGGTGATCGGTCGCCCGATCAGCCAGGCCGCCGATCCGGCTGCCGCGCTGGCCAAGCTGGTCGCCGAACTGGGCTGA
- the queF gene encoding NADPH-dependent 7-cyano-7-deazaguanine reductase QueF (Catalyzes the NADPH-dependent reduction of 7-cyano-7-deazaguanine (preQ0) to 7-aminomethyl-7-deazaguanine (preQ1) in queuosine biosynthesis) has protein sequence MHSVEHSPLGKSSEYIATYSPELLFPIPRAAKWAELGLSAQTLPYRGVDYWNCFELSWLLPSGKPVVAIGEFSIAADSPNIIESKSFKLYLNSLNQSVFASEAELVGVLEKDLSATAGKPVGVRVRSLGEVAREGLAVLPGTCIDELDISISDYQAPRPELLVCDASRIVEESLHSHLLKSNCPVTGQPDWGSVVVEYRGAALEPASLLAYLVSFRQHADFHEQCVERIFLDLQRLLQPEHLTVYARYVRRGGLDINPYRTTLERLPDNRRLVRQ, from the coding sequence ATGCATTCCGTGGAACATTCGCCGCTGGGCAAGAGCAGCGAGTACATCGCCACCTATTCGCCCGAACTGCTGTTTCCCATCCCGCGGGCCGCCAAGTGGGCCGAGCTCGGTCTGAGCGCGCAAACCCTGCCATATCGCGGGGTGGATTACTGGAACTGCTTCGAGCTGTCCTGGCTGCTGCCGTCCGGCAAGCCGGTGGTGGCGATCGGTGAGTTCAGCATTGCCGCCGACTCGCCGAACATCATCGAATCGAAGTCCTTCAAGCTCTACCTCAACTCGCTGAATCAGTCGGTATTCGCCAGTGAGGCCGAACTGGTGGGCGTGCTCGAGAAGGATTTGTCCGCCACGGCTGGCAAGCCCGTGGGTGTTCGGGTGCGCAGCCTCGGCGAAGTGGCGCGGGAAGGTCTCGCGGTGCTGCCGGGAACCTGCATCGACGAGCTGGACATCAGCATCAGCGATTACCAGGCGCCCCGTCCCGAACTGTTGGTCTGCGATGCGTCACGTATCGTCGAAGAGAGCCTGCACAGCCACCTGCTCAAGTCCAACTGCCCGGTAACCGGTCAGCCTGATTGGGGCAGCGTGGTGGTCGAGTACCGCGGCGCCGCGCTTGAGCCAGCGAGCCTGCTGGCGTATCTGGTCAGCTTTCGGCAGCATGCGGATTTTCACGAACAGTGCGTGGAGCGTATCTTTCTGGATCTGCAGCGGTTGCTGCAGCCGGAACATCTGACCGTCTATGCCCGCTACGTGCGCCGTGGCGGCCTGGATATCAATCCCTATCGGACGACCCTGGAGCGACTGCCGGACAATCGGCGCCTGGTCAGGCAGTAG
- a CDS encoding PilZ domain-containing protein, producing the protein MSQSDRDYEEKRDYIRMRLETQVTLHHGGQAIPALCRDLSSTGMQLEAQCHVQVGDKVRVLIPSGHDELKGLETEAEVVRVTDQEGGRQILGLAVISMN; encoded by the coding sequence ATGAGCCAAAGTGATCGTGATTACGAGGAAAAGCGCGATTACATTCGCATGCGCCTGGAAACCCAGGTGACGCTCCACCATGGCGGTCAGGCAATCCCGGCGCTGTGCCGCGATCTGTCGAGCACCGGCATGCAGCTCGAGGCGCAGTGCCACGTGCAGGTTGGAGACAAGGTGCGCGTGTTGATCCCTTCCGGGCACGACGAACTGAAAGGGCTGGAAACCGAAGCGGAAGTGGTGCGGGTGACCGACCAGGAAGGTGGCCGACAGATTCTCGGTCTGGCCGTGATATCGATGAACTGA